A region from the Papaver somniferum cultivar HN1 unplaced genomic scaffold, ASM357369v1 unplaced-scaffold_125, whole genome shotgun sequence genome encodes:
- the LOC113331308 gene encoding uncharacterized protein LOC113331308 yields the protein MGDLNFVLHDHEKFSQHHIDSYEANIFLEKLEASNLTDVGYIKCPFAWTNRRVGHHLTEQRLDRGIANERWLETHPNSTISNLPAIGSDHNSILLNTNPNWKQGHIPFKFFGPWLDHQDCKEIIAKCWKTRHKGSLAIKIARKLRDIKVKLKKWNKEIYDNIKKNLEESFQHLEWITKNQFNNNRGQAIRDAKKKVEHWQNIQESLWKTKSRYHLIKLGDKTPATICQEKIHKE from the coding sequence ATGGGTGACCTGAACTTCGTGTTGCATGATCATGAAAAATTCAGTCAACATCATATTGATTCTTATGAAGCTAACATCTTTCTGGAGAAATTGGAAGCATCTAATCTTACTGATGTGGGCTATATTAAATGTCCTTTCGCATGGACTAATAGAAGAGTGGGTCATCATCTTACAGAACAAAGATTAGACAGAGGGATAGCCAATGAAAGATGGCTTGAAACTCACCCAAATTCCACCATCTCCAACCTTCCTGCCATTGGCTCTGATCATAACTCCATCCTTCTCAATACCAATCCTAACTGGAAACAGGGACATAttcctttcaaattctttggtccctGGCTAGACCACCAAGATTGTAAAGAAATCATTGCAAAATGTTGGAAGACTCGGCACAAAGGTTCTCTTGCTATCAAGATTGCTAGGAAGTTAAGAGATATTAAAGTAAAATTAAAGAAATGGAACAAGGAAATATATGACAACATTAAGAAAAATCTAGAAGAAAGTTTTCAACACTTGGAATGGATCACCAAAAATCAATTTAACAACAATAGGGGTCAGGCTATCAGAGATGCTAAGAAGAAAGTTGAACATTGGCAGAATATTCAAGAAAGTTTGTGGAAGACTAAAAGCAGGTACCATCTCATCAAACTTGGAGATAAAACACCAGCTACTATCTGCCAAGAAAAGATACATAAGGAATAA